The following coding sequences lie in one Deltaproteobacteria bacterium genomic window:
- a CDS encoding HEAT repeat domain-containing protein: protein MADWVLNRERRDRLVEALFQVRPGEFTVTSLLFLHCFAIVGALTMGRALRDALFLAQFDKGALPWMYVFQAFSVAFASSIYARYADKVRKDLMAGGTALFLMVSLLGFRVGISFGHKWVIGVLYVWVEILAAVGIIQFWNLANEMFNPREAKRLFGIVGAGGTAATILLGPLMGPFAKRFGTESLLFPCAALMFGTFWATRLIGRRHTARLTQKRTGKSARQSGGLMKIISSGHLRLVALIGAATFVTTTLVDYQFKAIAQEVYSKDQLTAFFGLFYGVCGVLSLFIQLGGTSRLLSRYGVVVALALLPIGLAMGTSCLIAIPTALWAATWAKGSDNVIRYTINDATTQLLYLPVPAQVRGAAKATIDGVLKPGSIALAGLLLLGYRQLGLGTRPIAGITLALLGLWVLGLARLRNQYVRSLQDTLKQRRLDLGSATSKLADSATAKVIVRAFASKDAREVLNAIELLPHLPELKLDEHLDKLLDHSDAQVRRAILEHLAKQPTLHFGNDVFRRFEDPDAAVRAAAVQAFCAIGQDKAVRSVRAFLKDPDPAIRSAAIVGMIRYGGLDGVLSAAEALKALIGDPSPQMRQYAARVLGEIGVRNFYQPVLELMADKELSVRLAAIEAAGRLKSIELAPALVYRLNRSETAPAAVTALAEFGDSVVEILDRVLANKVEDLSIRRNVPRVLAAIRSPRAMSLLMEHLDDPDERLRSNVSAAIRRAARKNRSLRLDRDRLQQSIQKELALAYGALAQAQAMGLDKLPGGDVARRGPEAARALLHSALLEKVFAVESRVFSLLTELYPEAGIEFVWAGIRDANQRDAARLRANAVELLDNVLDRDVKRRLLPLLEESPRDGKLRAVEEVYPQPQRSNERALLELLVDENGWVRACACQLAREEKLATASDALVKNLEAPWPVLREVALASLGELGGQPDLPRLIERARRDEAEVVRQRAEALTRASAAVRTA from the coding sequence GTGGCCGACTGGGTTCTCAACCGCGAGCGCCGCGATCGCCTGGTCGAGGCGCTCTTCCAGGTGCGGCCCGGCGAGTTCACCGTCACCTCGCTGTTGTTCCTGCACTGCTTCGCCATCGTGGGCGCGCTCACCATGGGCCGCGCCCTGCGCGACGCGCTCTTCCTCGCCCAGTTCGACAAGGGCGCGCTGCCGTGGATGTACGTGTTCCAGGCCTTCAGCGTGGCCTTCGCGAGCAGCATCTACGCGCGCTACGCCGACAAGGTCCGCAAAGACTTGATGGCCGGCGGCACCGCGCTGTTCTTGATGGTGAGCCTGCTCGGCTTCCGCGTCGGCATTTCGTTCGGGCACAAGTGGGTGATCGGCGTCCTCTACGTTTGGGTGGAGATTCTCGCCGCGGTGGGCATCATCCAGTTCTGGAACCTCGCGAACGAGATGTTCAACCCGCGCGAGGCCAAGCGGCTCTTCGGCATCGTGGGCGCGGGTGGCACCGCCGCGACGATCCTGCTCGGCCCGCTCATGGGCCCGTTCGCCAAGCGCTTCGGCACCGAGTCGCTGCTGTTTCCGTGCGCCGCGCTGATGTTCGGGACGTTCTGGGCCACGCGGCTCATTGGCCGGCGCCACACGGCGCGGCTCACCCAGAAGCGCACCGGCAAGAGCGCCCGCCAGAGCGGCGGCCTGATGAAGATCATCTCCAGCGGCCACCTGCGACTGGTGGCGCTCATCGGCGCGGCGACGTTCGTGACCACCACGCTCGTCGACTACCAGTTCAAGGCCATCGCGCAGGAGGTCTACAGCAAGGACCAGCTCACCGCGTTCTTCGGCCTGTTCTACGGCGTCTGCGGCGTGCTCTCGCTCTTCATCCAGCTCGGCGGCACGAGCCGTTTGCTCTCGCGTTACGGCGTGGTGGTGGCGCTGGCGCTCCTGCCAATTGGCCTGGCGATGGGCACGAGCTGCCTCATCGCGATCCCCACGGCGCTCTGGGCGGCGACGTGGGCCAAGGGCTCCGACAACGTCATTCGCTACACCATCAACGACGCGACCACGCAGCTGCTCTACTTGCCCGTGCCCGCGCAGGTCCGTGGCGCAGCGAAGGCGACCATCGACGGCGTGCTGAAACCCGGCTCGATCGCGCTCGCGGGCTTGCTGCTGCTCGGCTATCGGCAGCTCGGGCTGGGCACGCGGCCGATTGCCGGCATCACGCTCGCGCTGCTCGGCTTGTGGGTGCTGGGCCTGGCGCGGCTGCGCAACCAGTACGTGCGCTCGCTCCAGGACACCCTCAAGCAGCGGCGGCTCGACCTCGGCAGCGCCACCAGCAAGCTCGCCGACAGCGCGACGGCCAAGGTCATCGTGCGCGCGTTCGCGTCGAAGGACGCGCGCGAGGTGCTCAACGCCATCGAGCTCTTGCCGCACCTGCCGGAGCTCAAGCTCGACGAGCACCTGGACAAGCTCCTCGACCACTCCGACGCGCAAGTCCGTCGCGCGATTTTGGAGCACCTCGCGAAGCAGCCGACGCTCCACTTTGGCAACGACGTCTTCCGTCGCTTCGAGGACCCGGACGCGGCCGTGCGCGCTGCGGCTGTGCAGGCCTTCTGCGCCATCGGCCAGGACAAGGCCGTCCGCTCGGTGCGCGCGTTCTTGAAGGACCCGGACCCGGCGATTCGCTCGGCAGCGATCGTCGGGATGATTCGCTACGGCGGCCTCGACGGCGTGCTCAGCGCAGCCGAAGCGCTCAAGGCGCTCATCGGCGATCCCAGTCCTCAGATGCGGCAGTACGCGGCGCGCGTCCTCGGTGAGATTGGCGTGCGCAACTTCTACCAGCCGGTGCTGGAGCTCATGGCCGACAAGGAGCTCTCGGTGCGGCTCGCGGCGATCGAAGCTGCGGGTCGGCTGAAGAGCATCGAGCTCGCGCCGGCGCTGGTGTACCGGCTCAATCGCTCGGAGACGGCGCCCGCGGCGGTGACGGCGCTCGCGGAGTTCGGCGACAGCGTGGTGGAGATCCTCGACCGCGTGCTCGCGAACAAGGTCGAGGACCTGAGCATCCGGCGCAACGTGCCCCGCGTGTTGGCTGCGATTCGCTCGCCGCGGGCGATGTCGCTGCTGATGGAGCACCTCGACGATCCCGACGAGCGGCTGCGCAGCAACGTCTCTGCCGCAATTCGACGCGCCGCGCGCAAGAACCGCTCGCTCCGGCTCGATCGCGACAGGCTGCAGCAGAGCATCCAGAAAGAGCTCGCGCTCGCGTACGGCGCGCTCGCCCAAGCGCAGGCGATGGGGCTCGACAAGCTGCCGGGCGGTGACGTCGCGCGGCGCGGGCCCGAGGCGGCGCGCGCGCTGCTGCACTCGGCGCTGCTGGAGAAGGTCTTCGCGGTGGAGTCGCGCGTCTTCTCGCTGCTCACCGAGCTCTATCCCGAGGCGGGAATCGAGTTCGTGTGGGCAGGCATCCGCGACGCCAACCAGCGCGACGCCGCTCGCCTCCGCGCAAACGCCGTGGAGCTGCTCGACAACGTGCTCGACCGCGACGTGAAGCGGCGCTTGCTGCCGCTGCTCGAGGAGTCGCCGCGCGACGGCAAGCTGCGCGCGGTGGAGGAGGTCTATCCGCAGCCACAGCGGTCGAATGAGCGCGCGCTGCTGGAGCTGCTCGTCGACGAGAACGGCTGGGTGCGCGCGTGCGCGTGCCAGCTCGCGCGCGAGGAGAAGCTGGCCACGGCGTCGGACGCGCTGGTGAAGAACCTCGAGGCGCCCTGGCCGGTGCTGCGCGAGGTGGCGCTGGCGAGCCTGGGCGAGCTCGGCGGCCAGCCCGACCTGCCGCGGCTCATCGAGCGCGCGCGCCGCGACGAGGCCGAGGTGGTGCGGCAGCGCGCGGAGGCGCTCACCCGCGCGTCGGCGGCGGTCCGGACTGCTTAG